One window of Nicotiana tomentosiformis chromosome 11, ASM39032v3, whole genome shotgun sequence genomic DNA carries:
- the LOC104094229 gene encoding uncharacterized protein, whose product MEDPMKAFIIKTNERLETHGTTIREHGTTIQNLERQVGQLANLLSVMVPKTLPTDTERNPKETIFVVSLRNGHELEDPIEKQNDELIEGHVEIVEEQKNDNIQKGVGMVDDGLTKKGKTRAQKKKKKDENATNVETEESKYMPTLPLPQKQRREKLDKQLGRFLEVLKQVHLNIPFIEVLSQMPAYAKFLKEILSKKQKVEETSDIKLTEHCSAILQNKLPQKCGDLGSFTIPCSLGSTKFEKSLCDSGASINLMPLSIFRKFVGEIGEIKSIPVSSQLADQTTIIPEGIVEDVLVKVDKFVFPVDFIVVNMEENREIPLILGRPFLATGRVILDIQERQLMLRVWLIFKMEGAKGDPKGATWRV is encoded by the coding sequence ATGGAAGATCCGATGAAAGCCTTTATTATTAAGACAAatgagaggcttgaaactcatGGCACAACTATTAGAGAACATGGTACAACCATTCAAAACTTGGAAAGACAGGTGGGGCAACTAGCTAATCTATTATCTGTGATGGTTCCAAAAACTCTCCCtactgatactgagagaaatccaaAAGAGACAATATTTGTTGTGTCTTTGAGGAATGGGCACGAATTGGAGGATCCCATAGAAAAGCAAAATGATGAGTTAATTGAAGGACATGTGGAGATTGTGGAGGAGCAGAAAAATGATAACATTCAAAAAGGTGTAGGGATGGTAGATGATGGTCTGACGAAGAAGGGGAAGACTAGAgctcagaagaagaagaagaaagatgagaATGCAACAAATGTGGAGACTGAAGAAAGCAAATACATGCCTACTCTACCTTTACCGCAGAAGCAGAGAAGAGAGAAACTGGACAAACAATTAGGGCGCTTTCTAGAAGTGCTCAAGCAGGTGCATCTGAATATACCTTTCATAGAAGTTCTCTCACAGATGCCAGCTTATGCTAAATTTTTAAAGGAGATATTGTCTAAAAAGCAAAAAGTGGAAGAGACATCGGAtatcaagctcacagagcattgtagtgcCATTCTTcagaacaaactccctcaaaagtgtggagatctagggagtttcactataccttgctctttaggaagtactaagtttgaaaaatctttgtgtgattcaggtgcttctattaatcttatgcctttgtctattttcaGGAAATTTGTGGGAGAGATTGGAGAAATCAAGTCGATACCTGTGTCCTCGCAGCTGGCGGATCAAACCACAATCATACCTGAAGGAATAGTGGAAGATGTGCTAGTTAAGGTGGACAAGTTTGTGTTCCCTGTGGACTTCATTGTGGTGAACATGGAGGAGAATAGGGAGATCCCTCTGATTTTAGGAAGACCCTTTTTGGCTACGGGTAGAGTAATTCTGGATATTCAGGAAAGGCAGCTCATGCTCAGAGTATGGTTGATCTTTAAGATGGAAGGAGCAAAAGGGGATCCTAAAGGAGCAACTTGGAGAGTGTAA
- the LOC138901606 gene encoding uncharacterized protein, with product MIFGGNEINLVTFSAAKKTKVSVTHNKRLREVTEDDITFTEEDADGLLLPHNDALVISLNVLDIKIKRVLVDLGSSANIIQCRVLEQAKLTRSIIPATKLLAGFNLASVNTRREILLPTNAEGVMKTTLFEVVEDDMGYNIILGRLWLHEMKVVPSTYHQLLKFLTPE from the coding sequence atgattttcgggggaAACGAGATCAACCTTGTGACCTTCTCGGCAGCAAAAAAGACCAAGGTGTCAGTGACTCATAACAAGAGACTTCGGGAAGTCACCGAGGATGACATCACATTCACAGAAGAGGACGCTGATGGACTTCTACTGCCGCACAAtgatgccctggtaatttctcttaatgttctagatattaaaattaaacgtgttttggtggaccTAGGAAGTTCAGCCAATATCATTCAATGTAGAGTGCTGGAGCAAGCCAAGCTAACCagaagcatcattccggccacaaagcTCCTCGCCGGGTTCAACTTAGCAAGTGTGAATACCCGAAGGGAGATACTGCTACCCACAAATGCCGAAGGGGTCATGAAGACTACCTTGTTTGAAGTAGTAGAAGACGATATGGGCTACAACATAATTCTTGGCAGACTATGGCtacacgagatgaaggttgtgccatcaacatatcatcaacttcTGAAATTCCTAACTCCAGAATGA